One window from the genome of Streptomyces sp. WZ-12 encodes:
- a CDS encoding response regulator codes for MTASVLVVDDQPLIRSSLCLLLSSAPGFRVTAEAEDGADALAKARTHRPDVVVMDVRLPRFDGVAATEQLMRFTRPPKVLMLTNFDVDDRVLDALEAGAAGFLLKDLCPQQLPAALRTVLCGGRVVSAEVLDSLVRRASTAKRGCGTAVQERLAQLSGSERRVLELIGAGLTNAEIARRLYLSQASVKTYVSRMLAKLALDNRTQAAILAYEAGLAGTERNVV; via the coding sequence GTGACCGCGTCCGTGCTGGTGGTCGATGATCAGCCGCTGATCAGGTCGAGCCTGTGCCTCCTGCTGAGCTCGGCACCGGGCTTCAGGGTCACGGCGGAGGCCGAGGACGGTGCCGACGCCCTGGCGAAGGCCCGCACCCACCGCCCCGACGTGGTGGTCATGGACGTACGACTGCCACGGTTCGACGGCGTCGCGGCCACGGAACAGCTCATGCGGTTCACGCGGCCGCCCAAAGTGCTGATGCTCACCAACTTCGACGTCGACGACCGGGTGCTGGACGCGTTGGAAGCCGGCGCCGCCGGATTCCTGCTCAAGGATCTGTGCCCGCAGCAGCTCCCCGCCGCGCTCCGGACCGTCCTGTGCGGTGGCCGCGTTGTCTCCGCCGAGGTCCTCGACAGCCTCGTGCGTCGCGCCTCAACGGCCAAGCGGGGGTGCGGCACGGCCGTCCAGGAGCGGTTGGCCCAACTCAGCGGGAGCGAACGGCGCGTACTGGAGCTCATCGGCGCCGGGCTGACCAATGCCGAGATCGCCCGACGGCTCTACCTGTCCCAGGCGAGCGTGAAGACCTACGTCTCCCGCATGCTGGCCAAACTCGCGCTGGACAACCGCACCCAGGCGGCGATCCTGGCCTACGAGGCAGGGCTGGCAGGCACCGAGCGCAACGTGGTGTGA
- a CDS encoding DoxX family protein, with amino-acid sequence MNIAYWIVAGPLALFYFYAGTLKVIRSRDHLRPMMAWVDRIPLPALRALGAVEILGATGLILPPLTGIAPALAAAAAIGFVLLQTGAIAVHLTGEDRRIALNAALTVAAAVTIWLAVRL; translated from the coding sequence ATGAACATCGCCTATTGGATCGTCGCGGGACCGCTCGCGCTCTTCTACTTCTACGCAGGCACGCTGAAGGTGATCCGCAGCCGCGATCACCTCCGACCGATGATGGCCTGGGTCGACCGCATCCCCTTGCCGGCCCTCAGAGCGCTGGGAGCGGTCGAAATACTCGGCGCAACCGGCCTGATCCTCCCGCCGCTGACCGGCATCGCTCCCGCACTGGCAGCGGCCGCGGCCATCGGCTTCGTGCTCCTACAGACCGGCGCGATCGCCGTCCATCTGACGGGCGAAGACCGCCGGATCGCACTCAACGCCGCGCTCACCGTTGCCGCGGCCGTGACCATCTGGCTGGCCGTCAGACTGTGA
- a CDS encoding sensor histidine kinase produces the protein MAARPTRLLPDTGWFSGRAQHRRALDVTLAVLVAGISCALIQAADGSGLAGDRTIGCLYAVGAAATLVVRRRHPGLCVAAALLAALAAAEQTPLIIAAYSLGQHGGRRRHFVVAGAAVGYLAVQVLSRTSGATTQETEHVLAGYLLLPVLMGELIRRERQLQILLRERLDRAERAVGHAERCARLEERARLAHDIHDNVGHQASVLALHAGALSRMPDLPPKAHETADRIAGTASAMMRELRATIRILGEPEAVEEAAGRRPVPAADFLPRLVRNMSATGMTVSYRLEGDRRELPPAADQLLCRVSREAMTNAAKHAPGAEARVTLAFAVASVALSVENGPAAAASAVPDSGRLGLRGLREAVTRAGGQLETRALPNGGFRLHAVLACPRNSKAPRRPTARRGPVPNR, from the coding sequence ATGGCCGCCCGACCGACCCGACTGCTGCCGGACACCGGCTGGTTCTCGGGCCGCGCCCAGCATCGACGAGCGCTGGACGTCACCCTGGCCGTGCTGGTGGCCGGCATCTCCTGCGCGTTGATCCAGGCCGCAGACGGGAGCGGCCTCGCCGGGGACCGCACCATCGGCTGTCTGTACGCCGTTGGGGCCGCGGCGACCCTGGTGGTCCGCCGCAGGCACCCGGGCCTGTGCGTGGCGGCTGCCCTGCTGGCAGCGCTCGCCGCCGCCGAGCAGACCCCGCTGATCATCGCCGCCTATTCGCTGGGCCAACACGGCGGACGGCGGCGTCACTTCGTCGTCGCCGGGGCGGCCGTCGGGTACCTCGCCGTCCAGGTGCTCAGCCGGACCAGCGGGGCCACGACGCAGGAGACGGAGCACGTCCTGGCCGGCTATCTGCTACTGCCCGTCCTGATGGGGGAGTTGATCCGTAGGGAACGGCAGTTGCAGATCCTGCTGCGCGAGCGTCTGGACCGGGCCGAACGGGCGGTGGGTCACGCGGAGCGGTGCGCCCGCCTGGAGGAGCGTGCCCGCCTCGCCCACGACATCCACGACAACGTCGGCCACCAGGCATCGGTGCTCGCCCTGCACGCCGGGGCCCTGAGCCGGATGCCGGACCTGCCGCCCAAGGCACACGAGACCGCCGACCGGATAGCCGGTACGGCCAGCGCAATGATGCGCGAACTCCGCGCCACCATAAGGATATTGGGCGAGCCGGAGGCCGTGGAGGAGGCAGCGGGAAGGCGGCCGGTGCCCGCCGCCGACTTCCTTCCGAGGCTGGTGCGCAACATGTCTGCGACGGGCATGACCGTCTCCTACCGGCTGGAGGGTGACCGGCGGGAACTGCCGCCCGCCGCCGATCAGTTGCTGTGCCGGGTGAGCCGCGAGGCCATGACGAACGCGGCGAAGCACGCGCCCGGTGCCGAGGCCCGCGTCACGCTGGCCTTCGCCGTTGCCAGCGTGGCGCTCTCGGTGGAGAACGGGCCCGCCGCTGCCGCTTCGGCCGTGCCGGATTCCGGACGACTGGGCCTGCGCGGTCTGCGGGAAGCAGTCACCCGGGCTGGCGGCCAGTTGGAAACCCGGGCCCTGCCGAACGGGGGATTCCGTCTCCACGCCGTCCTTGCCTGTCCCCGCAATTCCAAGGCTCCCCGCCGCCCGACGGCCCGCCGTGGCCCCGTCCCGAACCGCTGA
- a CDS encoding ABC transporter substrate-binding protein, which yields MRRRQFSALAVLTVLALPTTAACQGGVDGSASDGNTAGATTVKVAHVPSTLFAPLYLAEAKGYFEEQGLRVQLQKVQAGQDAVPLAGTGKVDAVVAGFSAGLFNGMEQGLKVDVVASMGASTGTQPSPTALEVARSALDSGGVKRVADLKGKRIAVAGGAGAAGGYQLAATLRGEGLTLKDVTVVNVPMADMGGALADGGVDAALAPAPFTTAMEERGVASPLAVPPRGTSATGVVFGTAFAHRPAAEKFLTALRKGAADLQGPGATSEENLTVLARATGQKLDVLRRTPPYQWDPQLTVDKQQLTAQRAAYQDAGLLKGGAGAQG from the coding sequence GTGCGCCGTCGCCAGTTCTCCGCCCTCGCCGTGTTGACCGTCCTGGCCCTGCCCACCACGGCCGCCTGTCAGGGCGGCGTGGACGGGAGCGCGTCGGACGGCAACACCGCCGGGGCCACAACCGTGAAGGTGGCCCACGTGCCCTCCACGCTCTTCGCGCCGCTCTACCTCGCCGAGGCCAAGGGGTACTTCGAGGAGCAGGGCCTCAGGGTGCAGTTGCAGAAGGTGCAGGCCGGTCAGGATGCGGTGCCGCTGGCCGGCACCGGGAAAGTGGACGCGGTCGTCGCCGGGTTCTCCGCCGGACTGTTCAACGGCATGGAGCAGGGGCTGAAGGTGGACGTGGTGGCTTCCATGGGAGCCTCGACCGGCACACAACCCTCGCCCACCGCACTGGAAGTGGCGCGGAGCGCGCTGGACTCCGGGGGCGTGAAGCGGGTTGCCGACCTCAAGGGCAAGCGGATCGCCGTCGCGGGTGGGGCGGGGGCCGCCGGGGGCTACCAACTGGCCGCGACGCTGCGCGGGGAGGGCCTCACGCTCAAGGACGTCACGGTCGTCAACGTTCCGATGGCCGACATGGGCGGCGCGCTCGCCGACGGTGGGGTGGACGCCGCCCTGGCGCCGGCGCCGTTCACCACCGCCATGGAGGAGCGCGGAGTGGCCAGTCCGCTGGCCGTGCCGCCGCGCGGCACATCCGCCACCGGCGTTGTCTTCGGGACCGCGTTCGCCCACCGGCCCGCCGCCGAGAAGTTCCTGACCGCGCTGCGCAAGGGCGCCGCGGATCTGCAGGGTCCCGGGGCCACCTCGGAGGAGAACCTGACGGTACTGGCCAGGGCCACGGGACAGAAGCTGGACGTGCTGCGCAGGACCCCGCCGTATCAGTGGGACCCCCAACTCACCGTCGACAAGCAGCAGTTGACGGCCCAACGGGCGGCGTACCAGGACGCGGGGCTACTCAAGGGCGGCGCCGGGGCGCAGGGCTGA
- a CDS encoding response regulator — MPIRVLVVDDQAIVRMGLTMLVGSSDDFEVVGEAGDGTEALALAATRRPDIVLMDLNMPGVDGIEATGRLMRLPEPPKVLMLSVFDTDTRVLAALRAGACGFLLKDLQPEELFAALHSVTAGCRVVAPDVMASLVRRAADQTPIRVNGAAEKLSLLSQGERKVLALVGSGMTNAQIARSLCLSGASVKTYVSRALAKLGLDNRTQAALIAHDMGLVSPGPADQTER; from the coding sequence ATGCCCATCCGTGTACTTGTCGTGGACGACCAGGCCATCGTTCGGATGGGGCTGACCATGCTGGTCGGCTCCTCGGACGACTTCGAGGTCGTCGGCGAAGCGGGCGACGGCACCGAGGCGTTGGCGCTGGCAGCGACGCGCCGGCCAGACATCGTGCTGATGGACCTGAACATGCCCGGCGTCGACGGGATCGAGGCCACCGGTCGGCTGATGCGGCTGCCTGAACCACCGAAGGTGCTGATGCTGAGCGTCTTCGACACCGACACCCGGGTGTTGGCCGCGCTACGGGCCGGGGCCTGCGGCTTTCTGCTCAAGGACCTGCAGCCCGAGGAGTTGTTCGCGGCGCTGCACAGCGTCACCGCCGGATGTCGGGTGGTCGCCCCCGATGTCATGGCGAGCCTGGTGCGCCGCGCCGCGGACCAGACCCCGATCCGGGTCAACGGGGCCGCCGAGAAGCTGTCCCTGCTCAGTCAGGGGGAACGCAAGGTGTTGGCCCTGGTGGGGTCCGGCATGACGAACGCTCAGATCGCGCGTTCCCTGTGCCTGTCGGGGGCGAGCGTCAAGACCTACGTCTCACGGGCGTTGGCCAAGCTCGGCCTCGACAACCGCACCCAGGCGGCACTGATCGCCCACGACATGGGCCTGGTCTCCCCCGGCCCCGCAGACCAGACCGAACGCTGA
- a CDS encoding ABC transporter ATP-binding protein has protein sequence MSIRVVETPAPVLSAEGIARHFLSAEGEVVSALDGVSLTVEDGEFVCVVGPSGCGKSTLLRMLGGLDLPSAGTVRRRPGEFGGPAAAFVFQDFGVLPWLTVRANAGFGLRMAGLRRREADAVADRWLARVGLLGFARGYPDRLSGGMRQRLSLARAFASGSPLLLMDEPFGALDPLTRSEMQEQLLELWEQEGKTVVMVTHSIEEALLLGDRVVVMSDRPGSVIDVVAVPFARPRGVGLQDTSEFIGLRARVREMLRKHPCSGGKESGAGEGGGAGRAGR, from the coding sequence GTGAGCATCCGCGTCGTCGAAACCCCCGCGCCCGTACTGTCGGCAGAGGGCATAGCGCGCCACTTCCTCTCGGCAGAGGGTGAAGTGGTGTCTGCGCTGGACGGGGTGTCGCTGACGGTGGAGGACGGAGAGTTCGTCTGCGTCGTCGGACCGTCCGGTTGTGGGAAGTCCACCCTGCTGAGGATGCTCGGCGGGCTCGATCTGCCCTCAGCGGGGACCGTGCGACGGCGCCCCGGGGAGTTCGGCGGGCCGGCGGCAGCCTTCGTGTTCCAGGACTTCGGGGTTCTGCCGTGGCTGACGGTGCGGGCCAATGCGGGGTTCGGGCTGCGCATGGCCGGCCTCCGACGGCGTGAGGCCGACGCGGTGGCCGACCGCTGGCTCGCCCGTGTGGGCCTGTTGGGTTTCGCCCGCGGCTACCCCGACCGACTCTCCGGCGGCATGCGTCAACGACTCTCCCTGGCACGGGCGTTCGCGTCCGGAAGCCCGCTGCTGCTGATGGACGAACCGTTCGGGGCGCTGGACCCGTTGACCCGGTCGGAGATGCAGGAGCAGCTCCTTGAGTTGTGGGAGCAGGAAGGCAAGACCGTGGTCATGGTGACGCACTCCATCGAGGAGGCACTGCTGCTCGGGGACCGTGTGGTGGTGATGTCCGACCGTCCCGGATCGGTGATCGATGTTGTTGCGGTGCCGTTCGCGCGACCGCGAGGGGTGGGGCTTCAGGACACGTCCGAGTTCATCGGTCTGCGCGCCAGGGTCAGGGAGATGTTGCGGAAACACCCATGCTCCGGGGGGAAGGAGAGCGGTGCGGGTGAGGGAGGCGGCGCCGGGAGAGCAGGACGGTGA
- a CDS encoding peptide MFS transporter translates to MASSLTKVPAPHGEKTFFGHPRGLATLFMTEMWERFSYYGMRALLVLYLVSGGADAATGSQGGGLAYTAATATAIYSVYVAMVYLMALPGGWIGDRVWGARKTVAIASAVIVAGHLCLAVPTSAMFFVGLVLVAIGSGLLKANISTMVGQLYSDPKDPRRDGGFTIFYMGINLGAFAAPFVIGVLGETVNWHLGFGLAAVGMALGAVQFLIGSRHLSQESNRVPNPLTARERNGVLVKTLAVVAAAAVFYLLVGLTGVFRLTLNWALIPITVAGLLIPVAVLARIKRDKDLSNEEQTKMTAFIWFFVAAAIFWMIFDQGASTLSLFGDAKTSRDIFGWEMPNTLFQSLNPAFVMLLAPVFAALWLALARRNREPSTIVKFSVALLVAGVSFFVFLIPMGTATGETKVTLWWLVLIFLMHTVAELCLSPVGLSLTTKMAPAKYASQMMGVFFLAVTAGDSVTGMLAIAGVDLNGQGMVAVEAVAAVVAAFAIYASRKKVQSLMGEVR, encoded by the coding sequence ATGGCATCGAGCCTGACGAAGGTCCCCGCGCCACACGGCGAGAAGACCTTCTTCGGCCACCCTCGCGGCCTGGCCACGCTGTTCATGACCGAGATGTGGGAGCGCTTCTCCTACTACGGCATGCGCGCCCTGCTCGTCCTCTACCTGGTCTCCGGTGGCGCCGACGCCGCGACCGGCAGTCAAGGCGGCGGCCTTGCGTACACGGCGGCGACCGCCACCGCGATCTACTCGGTCTACGTGGCGATGGTCTACCTCATGGCCCTGCCTGGCGGGTGGATCGGCGACCGTGTCTGGGGCGCCCGCAAGACCGTGGCCATCGCGAGCGCGGTGATCGTCGCCGGTCACCTGTGCCTGGCGGTTCCGACCTCGGCGATGTTCTTCGTCGGCCTGGTCCTGGTAGCGATCGGCTCGGGTCTGCTCAAGGCCAACATCTCCACGATGGTCGGCCAGCTCTACAGCGACCCCAAGGACCCCCGTCGCGACGGGGGCTTCACGATCTTCTACATGGGGATCAACCTCGGTGCCTTCGCCGCCCCCTTCGTCATCGGCGTCCTCGGGGAGACGGTGAACTGGCACCTCGGCTTCGGTCTGGCCGCGGTCGGCATGGCGCTCGGTGCGGTCCAGTTCCTGATCGGCTCGCGCCACCTGAGCCAGGAGAGCAACCGGGTTCCCAACCCGCTCACGGCCAGGGAACGCAACGGCGTCCTCGTCAAGACCCTGGCGGTCGTCGCCGCGGCTGCCGTGTTCTACCTCCTGGTGGGCCTCACCGGCGTGTTCCGGCTCACCCTGAACTGGGCGCTCATCCCCATCACCGTGGCCGGCCTGTTGATCCCCGTCGCGGTGCTGGCCCGGATCAAGCGCGACAAGGACCTCTCCAACGAAGAGCAGACCAAGATGACGGCGTTCATCTGGTTCTTCGTGGCCGCCGCGATCTTCTGGATGATCTTCGATCAGGGCGCGTCGACGCTGTCCCTGTTCGGTGACGCCAAGACCTCCCGGGACATCTTCGGCTGGGAGATGCCCAACACCCTGTTCCAGTCGCTGAACCCCGCGTTCGTGATGCTGCTCGCGCCGGTCTTCGCCGCCCTGTGGCTGGCCCTGGCCCGCCGCAACCGCGAGCCCAGCACGATCGTCAAGTTCTCCGTCGCCCTGCTGGTGGCGGGCGTGTCCTTCTTCGTGTTCCTCATCCCCATGGGCACGGCCACCGGCGAGACGAAGGTCACCCTGTGGTGGCTGGTGCTGATCTTCCTCATGCACACCGTGGCCGAACTGTGCCTGTCCCCCGTGGGGTTGTCCCTGACCACGAAGATGGCGCCGGCCAAGTACGCCTCGCAGATGATGGGGGTCTTCTTCCTCGCGGTCACCGCCGGTGACAGCGTGACGGGCATGCTCGCCATCGCCGGCGTCGACCTCAACGGACAGGGCATGGTGGCCGTGGAGGCCGTCGCCGCCGTGGTAGCCGCCTTCGCCATCTACGCGTCCCGTAAGAAGGTCCAGTCACTCATGGGCGAAGTCCGTTAG
- a CDS encoding ferritin-like domain-containing protein — MSSRVKRRSVLASAALAAASSVAASNGAQAAELPVDGHQFAPDQNSVRRLLAVPQEARDLAWIRSALHVAVELELATIPAYLCGWWSIKDRHSKAARLIRRIVGDEMYHLGTVCNLLVAVGGRPRIRDAAPTYPAPLPGGVRGGVTVYLSGLTKTSVHDVMMAIEKPETPLARSVDDSLTVGAFYGELQEAFRTVAPELSTRGQLAKHIGSDTLKPVKTLDDAERAMEIVKEQGEGTSCDPSDIFEDDQPAHYYAFGEIYHGRRLREVRGAWEFSGAPVPFPDVRPMARVPAGGWHQPPPHVRRLLHRFDGNYHAVLRTLERAWDGGGHRALNAAVHAMRGLGTPAVELMEIPRPDAPGNYGPQFRR; from the coding sequence GTGAGCAGTCGGGTCAAACGTCGAAGCGTCCTGGCATCGGCAGCCCTTGCGGCCGCCTCGTCCGTCGCGGCCTCCAACGGTGCGCAAGCCGCCGAACTGCCCGTGGACGGGCACCAGTTCGCGCCCGACCAGAACTCCGTAAGGCGCCTCCTCGCCGTCCCTCAGGAGGCCCGCGACCTGGCCTGGATCAGGTCGGCCCTCCACGTGGCGGTGGAACTCGAACTCGCCACCATCCCCGCCTACTTGTGCGGGTGGTGGTCCATCAAGGACCGCCACAGCAAGGCCGCCCGGTTGATCCGACGTATCGTCGGCGACGAGATGTACCACCTGGGCACGGTCTGCAACCTGCTTGTCGCCGTGGGCGGACGCCCGAGAATCAGAGACGCGGCCCCCACCTACCCCGCCCCGCTCCCCGGCGGTGTGCGGGGCGGAGTGACGGTGTATCTGTCGGGGCTCACCAAGACCTCCGTGCACGACGTGATGATGGCGATCGAGAAGCCCGAAACCCCTCTCGCCCGCAGCGTGGACGACTCGCTCACCGTCGGCGCCTTCTACGGCGAACTGCAAGAGGCGTTCCGCACCGTGGCACCCGAACTCTCCACCCGAGGGCAACTCGCCAAGCACATCGGCTCGGACACGCTCAAGCCGGTCAAGACCCTCGACGACGCCGAGCGCGCCATGGAGATCGTCAAGGAACAGGGCGAGGGCACCTCCTGCGACCCCTCCGACATCTTCGAGGACGACCAACCGGCCCACTACTACGCCTTCGGCGAGATCTATCACGGACGCCGACTGCGCGAGGTGCGCGGCGCCTGGGAGTTCAGCGGCGCGCCCGTGCCGTTCCCGGACGTCCGCCCCATGGCCCGGGTGCCCGCCGGTGGTTGGCACCAGCCGCCCCCGCACGTCCGACGGCTCCTGCACCGCTTCGACGGCAACTACCACGCCGTCCTCAGGACTCTTGAGCGGGCCTGGGACGGAGGCGGTCACCGCGCCCTGAACGCGGCGGTCCACGCCATGCGTGGCCTCGGAACCCCCGCCGTGGAACTGATGGAAATCCCCCGACCCGACGCCCCCGGAAACTACGGCCCCCAGTTCCGCCGCTGA
- a CDS encoding LysR family transcriptional regulator, translating into MELRTLRYFVAVAEELHFGRAATRLHMSQPPLSRAIKQLETDVGALLFARSPVGVTLTPVGSVLLDEARALLDHADRVRVRVSAAADVATITIGILGDGTDPGVARLAAAYRRSHPGIDIRIRDTDLTDPTCGLRSGLVDVALTRAPFDETALTVRALRTDPVGVVLRADDPLARRDGLRLAELDDRRWFQFPQGTDPIWQSYWNGGRPREGPVVRAVQECLQAVLWNGTVGLAPLGHDLPAELAVVPLIDMPSSRVVAVWNEGDTNPLIRSFIEIATAAYRR; encoded by the coding sequence GTGGAGCTACGAACCCTGCGCTACTTCGTGGCGGTCGCCGAGGAACTCCACTTCGGCCGGGCCGCCACCCGACTGCACATGAGCCAGCCGCCACTGAGCCGGGCGATCAAGCAGTTGGAGACCGATGTCGGGGCCCTGTTGTTCGCCCGCTCGCCTGTGGGGGTCACGCTCACTCCGGTGGGGTCGGTGCTGCTCGACGAGGCGCGGGCCCTCCTCGACCACGCCGACCGCGTCCGGGTACGGGTGAGCGCGGCGGCCGACGTCGCGACCATCACCATCGGCATCCTGGGCGACGGCACCGACCCGGGAGTGGCCAGGCTGGCCGCCGCCTACCGCCGAAGCCACCCCGGCATCGACATCCGCATCCGCGACACCGATCTGACCGACCCGACCTGCGGGCTGCGCTCCGGACTGGTCGATGTCGCGCTGACTCGGGCGCCGTTCGACGAGACCGCCCTGACGGTGCGTGCACTGCGGACCGATCCGGTCGGCGTGGTCCTGCGCGCCGACGATCCGCTGGCCCGCCGCGACGGGCTGCGGCTGGCCGAACTGGACGACCGCCGCTGGTTCCAGTTCCCGCAGGGCACCGACCCCATCTGGCAGTCGTACTGGAACGGTGGCAGGCCCCGCGAGGGCCCAGTGGTGCGCGCCGTCCAGGAATGCCTACAGGCCGTGTTGTGGAACGGCACGGTCGGCCTGGCCCCGCTCGGGCACGACCTGCCCGCGGAGCTGGCCGTGGTGCCGCTGATCGACATGCCGTCGAGCCGAGTGGTGGCAGTGTGGAACGAGGGCGACACCAATCCGTTGATCCGCTCCTTCATCGAGATCGCGACAGCCGCGTACCGTCGCTGA
- a CDS encoding cupin domain-containing protein: MTEEAKTNEPQTEPAVSVVGPGDGETIVLGTTHMRVLEDGSHTGHRLAIAESVLAPHTQGPPQHRHAQHDEGFYVLSGTVRFTVGDEHYDASTGTLVMVPPGTPHTFANLTDQPAVMLSTFTPDLYVQYFRDLQEVLAGGRPLTPEANVDAMSRYATEPATDLA, translated from the coding sequence ATGACCGAAGAAGCGAAGACCAACGAGCCGCAGACTGAGCCCGCCGTGTCGGTGGTCGGTCCCGGCGACGGCGAGACGATCGTTCTGGGCACCACGCACATGCGCGTTCTGGAGGACGGCAGCCACACCGGGCACCGCCTCGCGATAGCCGAGTCCGTCCTCGCCCCGCACACCCAGGGTCCGCCGCAGCACCGCCATGCCCAACACGACGAGGGCTTCTACGTCCTCTCCGGCACCGTGCGGTTCACCGTCGGGGACGAGCACTACGACGCCAGCACGGGCACGCTCGTGATGGTTCCGCCCGGTACCCCGCACACCTTCGCCAACCTGACCGACCAACCCGCCGTCATGCTCAGCACGTTCACCCCCGACCTGTACGTGCAGTACTTCCGAGACCTCCAGGAGGTGCTCGCCGGCGGCCGGCCGTTGACGCCTGAGGCCAACGTCGACGCGATGAGCCGCTACGCGACCGAGCCCGCCACCGACCTCGCCTGA
- a CDS encoding ABC transporter permease, producing the protein MSAREQAVRSTVVQARRLAVRTAGLGLAVPVVLLAGWEAAAHGGLVDALLFPPPSRIVERLVAMVADGELGGHVVATLQRLLPGYALGAVVGVVVGLAMGFFRIVAAALGPLFAALYCLPKTATLPLLMLVFGLTETPKVLSVAIAVFFVLQINTLAGVRQIDPRVWETARSYGASGPRLLRCVVLPGAAPTVFTGLRTAVGLGIVVVVAVEFVASERGLGFLVWNSWTLFQPDRMYVGLVSVALLGAVLAAVLALAERWLLPWRTARVSLRPPWRVLLRSRSATS; encoded by the coding sequence GTGAGCGCACGGGAGCAGGCGGTCCGCTCGACCGTTGTTCAGGCGCGGCGCCTGGCAGTGCGGACGGCTGGATTGGGGCTGGCTGTGCCCGTGGTGTTGCTGGCCGGGTGGGAGGCGGCCGCGCACGGTGGGCTGGTCGACGCGTTGTTGTTCCCGCCGCCGTCGCGTATCGTCGAGCGCCTGGTTGCCATGGTGGCCGACGGTGAGCTGGGCGGGCACGTCGTGGCGACGTTGCAACGCCTGCTGCCTGGATACGCGCTGGGCGCCGTGGTGGGAGTCGTCGTGGGGTTGGCGATGGGGTTCTTTCGGATCGTTGCCGCTGCTCTGGGGCCGCTGTTCGCCGCGCTCTACTGCCTGCCCAAGACCGCCACGCTTCCCCTCCTGATGCTTGTCTTCGGGCTGACGGAGACGCCCAAAGTGCTCTCCGTCGCCATCGCGGTCTTCTTCGTCCTGCAGATCAACACCCTCGCGGGAGTACGGCAGATCGATCCGCGGGTGTGGGAGACAGCCCGTTCTTACGGGGCGTCCGGCCCCAGGCTGCTGCGCTGTGTGGTGCTGCCAGGGGCGGCCCCGACGGTGTTCACCGGGCTGCGTACTGCCGTGGGGCTCGGGATCGTGGTCGTGGTGGCCGTCGAATTCGTCGCCTCGGAGCGCGGTTTGGGGTTTCTGGTGTGGAATTCCTGGACCTTGTTCCAGCCCGATCGGATGTATGTGGGGCTGGTCAGCGTCGCGCTGTTGGGGGCGGTACTGGCCGCGGTGCTGGCGCTCGCCGAGCGTTGGCTGTTGCCGTGGCGGACGGCACGGGTCTCGTTGCGACCACCCTGGCGGGTGCTGTTGCGGTCCCGCAGCGCCACCTCCTGA
- a CDS encoding peptidoglycan-binding domain-containing protein produces the protein MLRYGDSGAAVSDVQYTLWRLGLYHGRQYGSYDTDTVASVLKFQNWDGVRGDAPGEYGPRTRRALDAWAARL, from the coding sequence GTGCTCCGCTACGGCGACTCCGGCGCCGCGGTCAGCGACGTCCAGTACACGTTGTGGCGCCTGGGCCTCTACCACGGCCGTCAATACGGCTCATACGACACGGACACCGTCGCCTCGGTCCTGAAGTTCCAGAACTGGGACGGCGTCCGGGGCGATGCGCCCGGAGAGTACGGTCCCCGCACCCGGCGGGCCCTGGATGCCTGGGCCGCGCGGCTGTGA
- a CDS encoding DUF3291 domain-containing protein, translating into MPHLALYTFGVLKSPLADPAPLTHEFYDIGETVYREISQRPGYLAHAEATAGDRGSHFDLDWGAWGEFAVPTWYGKGRTGETTALAATLSLWTDLRPAFDAIYTGLHRAALNRRYDWFERAEHPTYAFWWVSDGAIPTWQNAVSRLEHLHDHGSTPHAFTFHHAFGPDATPIRIKGIGPKSDQVR; encoded by the coding sequence ATGCCCCATCTTGCTCTGTACACATTCGGCGTCCTGAAGTCGCCGCTCGCCGATCCCGCACCCCTCACGCACGAGTTCTACGACATCGGTGAGACCGTCTACCGGGAGATCAGTCAGCGCCCCGGATACCTCGCGCACGCTGAAGCGACAGCCGGTGACCGGGGCTCGCACTTCGACTTGGACTGGGGTGCATGGGGAGAGTTCGCCGTACCGACCTGGTACGGCAAGGGTCGTACGGGGGAAACCACCGCCCTGGCCGCGACCCTCTCGCTCTGGACCGATCTGCGCCCCGCCTTCGACGCCATCTACACCGGTCTGCACCGTGCGGCGCTGAACAGGCGCTACGACTGGTTCGAGAGGGCAGAACACCCGACTTACGCGTTCTGGTGGGTCTCCGACGGCGCGATACCCACCTGGCAGAACGCGGTTTCCAGGCTGGAGCACCTCCACGACCACGGCTCCACGCCGCACGCCTTCACGTTCCACCACGCGTTCGGCCCGGACGCAACTCCGATCAGGATTAAAGGCATCGGGCCGAAGAGCGACCAGGTTCGCTGA